In one Lolium rigidum isolate FL_2022 chromosome 3, APGP_CSIRO_Lrig_0.1, whole genome shotgun sequence genomic region, the following are encoded:
- the LOC124696982 gene encoding peroxidase 2-like, whose amino-acid sequence MAKLVVLAVLASLISTVSCQSWTWSIYRSWGYSSPTWGTPWTYNSAPTTWTTPPPPPSSNGLKVGYYADHNCSNAENIVRAAVEKASAGILAGLIRLAFHDCFVRGCDASVLLEGSDREKQGFPNLSLRGFDIIDASKDALEKECPGVVSCADIVSFAARDASYILSYKKINYTVPAGRFDGKVSFANETMGQNLPPPFADLATLKKMFADKGLDQADMVVLSGAHTVGISHCPSFSDRVHPPTSPSPNMDTTLAAKLNQTCNTPNNATTTASQDSETPNALDNQYYKNVMSGKVLFTSDAALNSSETLELVKKYAGSDDWNTAFGAAMVKMGYIGVKSSKEGEIRKKCGVINKS is encoded by the exons ATGGCCAAGCTCGTCGTCCTCGCCGTGCTCGCCTCGTTGATCAGTACCGTTTCGTGCCAATCTTGGACGTGGTCAATCTACAGAAGCTGGGGCTATTCCAGTCCCACATGGGGGACCCCATGGACTTATAATTCTGCACCGACGACGTGGACGACCCCTCCCCCACCTCCATCTTCCAATGGCCTCAAGGTCGGCTACTACGCCGACCACAATTGCTCTAACGCAGAGAACATCGTGAGGGCTGCCGTGGAGAAAGCCAGCGCTGGCATCCTTGCCGGCCTCATCCGCCTCGccttccacgactgcttcgtaCGG GGGTGCGATGCCTCCGTTCTTCTCGAGGGCTCAGATAGGGAGAAGCAGGGTTTCCCGAACCTGAGCCTGCGTGGCTTCGACATCATTGACGCGTCGAAGGACGCCCTCGAGAAGGAATGCCCGGGCGTCGTCTCATGCGCCGACATCGTCTCCTTCGCAGCTCGCGACGCTAGCTACATCCTCAGCTACAAGAAGATCAACTACACCGTGCCGGCTGGCCGCTTCGACGGGAAAGTGTCGTTCGCCAACGAGACCATGGGACAGAACCTGCCCCCGCCCTTCGCCGACCTGGCTACGCTCAAAAAGATGTTCGCTGACAAGGGGCTCGACCAGGCCGACATGGTCGTGCTCTCCGGCGCCCACACCGTCGGCATCTCCCACTGCCCCTCCTTCTCCGACCGCGTCCACCCGCCGACCAGCCCCTCCCCGAACATGGACACCACGCTCGCCGCCAAGCTGAACCAGACATGCAACACGCCAAACAACGCCACCACCACGGCGTCGCAGGATTCTGAGACCCCCAACGCGTTGGACAACCAGTACTACAAGAACGTCATGTCCGGCAAGGTGCTCTTCACCTCCGACGCGGCGCTGAATTCGTCGGAGACGCTGGAGCTGGTGAAAAAATATGCCGGGTCAGATGATTGGAACACAGCCTTTGGAGCAGCCATGGTGAAGATGGGCTACATCGGGGTGAAGAGCAGCAAAGAGGGCGAGATCAGGAAGAAGTGCGGGGTTATCAACAAGTCCTAA